A single Xenopus laevis strain J_2021 chromosome 3S, Xenopus_laevis_v10.1, whole genome shotgun sequence DNA region contains:
- the LOC108703551 gene encoding neuronal tyrosine-phosphorylated phosphoinositide-3-kinase adapter 1 has protein sequence MTTGSSDLVTILGVDKNGAMNLLYRKSRVEWRQKDEESKKSNTGKVRDMASFRRHFRMGFMTMPASQERDPLPCGNAMAPRSLSCHSVGSAPDESGGEGGPTGRRPPAKPKRNPSTKLSFAGEGRVQEERRIRKEGGSLKSASESRRMPPQKPQRSPHTHLSASFDETYARRPASTSAILPSTPCSSSHSPEEPVYIEMMGNVSRRLPPPSTPAPPDEDSDGEEEAIYEEMKYPVHEEHPSHLRHPQRRRPPPPRTPEVDIPPPFPNLLQHRPPLLGAPSGKGNKVTKPVPPVSSKLPVPQKELPPSVASSSIHLPPSGRARSHSTPLPPQASVQHRPESVTPISRGSGCTQEKGTSMLPIPHGQSRDKALSYTMVYSSVKVTHSLLPASQVEEKTEREISVLAGLICPASRVAGTQLTSRPPSAQLHQGLGEQSSPAVWTYPAGRRPPAYENSMKGSRGTQATDPRGGMVVEDEKGGTVWELQRRMSCGRRSQIGEPLADGSRVWNGNPTRSEKGSQGSGGSGIPVRTQQSLDGATGRGAGKTGLPVPCQTFPTCHRAADLGGICRLGRSASTSGVRQASTQRQNQALLPSTPPVPSSSKDRDGKLQEVIERKRFLCHEIKSRQPRVERGLCKQESLPILPSWRRGPEGRKGGTPPCHRQQAVVWDTAI, from the exons ATGACCACTGGTTCCTCTGACCTGGTAACCATTCTTGGGGTTGATAAGAACGGAGCCATGAATCTCCTGTACAGAAAGAGTAGAGTGGAGTGGAGGCAGAAAGACGAGGAGTCAAAAAAGAG CAATACAGGGAAGGTCCGGGACATGGCCTCGTTCCGCCGCCACTTCAGAATGGGATTTATGACAATGCCGGCCTCGCAGGAACGAGACCCTCTCCCCTGTGGGAATGCCATGGCCCCCCGCTCCCTGTCCTGTCATTCTGTTGGCAGTGCACCAGATGAGAGTGGGGGAGAAGGTGGACCCACAGGGAGGAGACCCCCAGCCAAGCCTAAGAGGAATCCCAGCACCAAACTCAGCTTTGCCGGTGAGGGGAGAGTCCAGGAAGAACGCAGGATCAGGAAGGAAGGAG GGTCCCTAAAAAGTGCCTCTGAATCCCGCCGCATGCCCCCACAGAAGCCGCAGCGGAGCCCCCATACGCACCTTTCAGCCTCTTTTGATGAGACCTATGCCAGACGACCAGCCTCCACCTCTGCAATCCTACCTTCCACTCCATGCTCGTCCTCTCACTCCCCAGAAGAGCCTGTCTACATTGAAATGATGGGAAATGTTTCTAGAAGGCTCCCTCCACCTTCGACCCCAGCTCCACCAGATGAAGATTCGGATGGAGAAGAAGAGGCCATTTATGAGGAAATGAAATATCCTGTCCATGAAGAACATCCGTCTCATCTGCGACATCCTCAGCGCCGCCGCCCCCCACCACCCAGGACACCTGAAGTGGACATCCCCCCTCCTTTCCCAAATTTACTGCAGCATCGCCCTCCACTACTTGGAGCCCCTTCAGGCAAGGGCAATAAAGTCACAAAACCTGTTCCACCAGTGTCATCCAAGCTGCCAGTTCCTCAGAAGGAGTTGCCACCCTCAGTTGCTTcctcttccattcatctccctcctTCTGGACGTGCTCGTAGCCATTCAACTCCATTGCCCCCACAGGCTTCAGTCCAGCACAGGCCAGAATCTGTAACCCCAATTTCTCGTGGGTCAGGCTGCACACAGGAAAAGGGGACATCAATGCTTCCCATTCCACATGGGCAATCACGAGACAAAGCCCTCTCTTACACTATGGTCTACTCTTCAGTGAAGGTGACGCATTCCCTACTTCCAGCCTCACAGGTGGAAGAGAAAACAGAACGAGAGATCTCAGTGCTGGCGGGACTCATCTGTCCAGCATCCCGTGTGGCAGGGACTCAGTTGACCAGCCGCCCACCCTCAGCCCAGCTTCACCAAGGACTCGGGGAACAGTCTTCCCCTGCTGTCTGGACGTATCCTGCAGGCAGGAGGCCACCAGCATATGAAAATAGCATGAAGGGCTCCAGAGGAACACAGGCCACAGATCCTCGAGGAGGGATGGTGGTGGAGGATGAAAAGGGTGGTACTGTGTGGGAATTACAGAGGAGGATGTCATGCGGGCGAAGAAGCCAAATTGGCGAAC CACTTGCAGATGGATCGCGGGTTTGGAATGGGAATCCAACAAGATCAGAAAAGGGGAGTCAGGGCAGTGGAGGTTCAGGAATCCCAGTTAGAACTCAGCAGAGCCTGGATGGTGCAACTGGCCGTGGAGCAGGCAAGACAGGGCTACCAGTGCCATGTCAAACCTTCCCAACTTGTCACCGTGCTGCTG aTCTTGGGGGAATTTGCCGTCTGGGTCGCTCTGCCTCAACCTCCGGGGTACGTCAAGCATCGACTCAGCGGCAGAACCAG GCCCTGCTGCCAAGTACACCCCCAGTCCCATCATCCAGCAAGGATAGAGACGGAAAGCTCCAGGAGGTCATTGAACGGAAGCGATTCCTGTGCCATGAGATTAAATCCCGGCAGCCAAGAGTGGAGCGGGGATTGTGCAAGCAGGAGAGCCTGCCCATTCTGCCCAGCTGGCGTCGGGGCCCTGAGGGAAGGAAAGGGGGTACCCCGCCGTGCCATCGGCAGCAAGCTGTGGTGTGGGACACTGCCATTTGA